The segment AAATGCACATTATCCTCCTCGACAACAACCGCCTGCAATCTGCAAAAGACGAACGTTTCAAGGAGGTTTACCAATGCGTCCGCTGCGGCTCCTGCCTGAATGTCTGCCCGGTTTACACGATCGTCGGCGGTCATGTCTATGGCGGTCATACCTATGCCGGCGGCATCGGGGCGATTCTGACGGCGATGACGAGCGGCATGGCCGATTTCGAGAAGTTTCATGAACTCTGCATCGGCTGCCGCCGGTGCGTCGAGGTCTGCCCCGGCAAGATCAACATCCCCGGACTCATCGAGGAGCTGCGGACAAGGGCGGTGCAGCAGCATGGCCTGCCGTTCGTAACCAGACAGCTTTTCGAAAACGTCATGGCCAACCGCAAGGTTTTTCACGCCCTGCTGCGGGCCGCTTCCGTGACCATGAAACCCTTTGCTTCCGGGAAAAACAAGACGCTCATCCGCCATTTGCCGCTGTTTTTCTCGGGTCTGGCAAAGGACCGGAGTCTGCCGACGATTGCCGAAAAACCCCTGCGCGACCGAGTGGAGACGGTCATAAAAAAACCCGCCCAACCAGCAGGAAAAGCTGCTTTCTTCAGCGGGTGCACGATGGATTTCGTCCTTCCGGAAACAGGGGAAGCGATTATAAAAGTCCTTGAGGATTTGGGGTATGAGGTAGTCTTTCCGCTGGAGCAAAGTTGCTGCGGAAAACCGATCAGCGCGACCGGCGATGTGGAAACAGCCAAAAAGATCGCCCTGCTCAACGTTCAGGCATTTGCTGCTGAGCAGGCCGATGTGATTGTCTCCGGCTGCCCGACCTGCATCGAAACTCTTGAAAGTTACGGCGAGCTGCTGAAGGACAACCCGGAGTGGCGGGGCAAAGCCGCTATTTTTTCCAGCAAGGTAAAAGAATTTAGCAGTTTTGTCGCCGCTGAATATGAAAAACGTGGTCGGCTGCAGAAAACCACCGGCGGCCCGGCGGTTACCTATCACGACTCCTGCCATCTCAAACGCGTACTCGGAGTTTCCGAGGCGCCCCGCAAACTGCTCGAGGCCGCCGGCTGCGAACTGCGCGAAATGAAGGATTCAGACAAATGCTGCGGCATGTCGGGCGTTTTCGGGCTGAAATACGTCGAGCTTTCGATGAAGATTCTGGATCAGAAGATGAAAAACGTCAAGGACACCGGCGCCGGGATCGTCGCCTGCG is part of the Syntrophobacterales bacterium genome and harbors:
- a CDS encoding LUD domain-containing protein; amino-acid sequence: MSDEKRNLHKEIREKLLEEPLRANLGKFAERYPATRAAALENAGDVEALREAIRKMKAATVDRIEEVAAQFELEATRRGVKVFRAKNGDEVKRYIGALCKKHDVKGIIKSKSMASEEIDLSPYLRKNGLHVCESDMGEWIIDLAGHRPSHMVIPAIHLSRFQVAELFSKEMGKELPPDIPLMIKAAREHLRQEFLNADMGITGANFGIAENGAIGLITNEGNARFATTLPRIHVVVMGYEKLLPKMTDAGLILKLLPRGATGQLMTSYTSFIGGPSPMMVRKEGRWVEETREMHIILLDNNRLQSAKDERFKEVYQCVRCGSCLNVCPVYTIVGGHVYGGHTYAGGIGAILTAMTSGMADFEKFHELCIGCRRCVEVCPGKINIPGLIEELRTRAVQQHGLPFVTRQLFENVMANRKVFHALLRAASVTMKPFASGKNKTLIRHLPLFFSGLAKDRSLPTIAEKPLRDRVETVIKKPAQPAGKAAFFSGCTMDFVLPETGEAIIKVLEDLGYEVVFPLEQSCCGKPISATGDVETAKKIALLNVQAFAAEQADVIVSGCPTCIETLESYGELLKDNPEWRGKAAIFSSKVKEFSSFVAAEYEKRGRLQKTTGGPAVTYHDSCHLKRVLGVSEAPRKLLEAAGCELREMKDSDKCCGMSGVFGLKYVELSMKILDQKMKNVKDTGAGIVACACSGCMVQLQGGVDKQLPGVRMKHIADILAERLVKK